From the genome of Eublepharis macularius isolate TG4126 chromosome 12, MPM_Emac_v1.0, whole genome shotgun sequence, one region includes:
- the LOC129339244 gene encoding olfactory receptor 6N1-like — protein MAGNIIIIVLVIMDHNLHITMYYFLGNLSCLESIYTSTLLPRMLASFLTGDRTISVGGCFIQFYCFGTVVVAELYLLASMSYDRYLAICKPLQYATLMSRRLCFLLSAASWLCGITVMTLVISLMSQLKFCGPHEIDHFFCELTPVINLSCSDTTVVTLVGLTVSIINTVPSCLLTLLSYVRIIAAIVQIPSADGRTKAFSTCSSHLIVVSIFYGSLIFVYILPKKETWRDVDNIFSVFYTVITPLINPLIYSLRNKEIKKALRRIVNKCRILK, from the coding sequence ATGGCTGgaaacatcatcatcattgtgTTAGTAATCATGGATCACAACCTTCACATTACCATGTACTACTTCCTTGGAAATTTGTCCTGTTTGGAGAGCATCTACACATCAACACTCCTCCCCAGGATGTTGGCCAGTTTCCTGACAGGGGACAGAACTATTTCCGTTGGGGGCTGCTTCATCCAATTTTATTGTTTTGGTACAGTCGTGGTTGCTGAATTATACCTACTGGCATCAATGTCATATGATCGGTATTTGGCAATATGTAAACCCCTCCAATATGCAACACTCATGAGCAGAAGACTCTGTTTTCTGCTGTCAGCTGCATCCTGGCTTTGTGGGATAACGGTTATGACTTTAGTCATAAGTTTGATGTCTCAGCTAAAATTCTGTGGTCCCCATGAAATTGATCATTTCTTTTGTGAATTGACACCAGTGATTAATCTATCCTGCAGTGACACAACTGTGGTGACATTGGTGGGCTTGACAGTTTCTATCATAAATACAGTTCCTTCTTGTCTTCTGACCCTGCTGTCTTATGTGCGTATAATTGCTGCTATTGTACAAATTCCTTCTGCAGATGGGAGAACAAAGGCCTTTTCCACCTGTTCTTCCCACCTCATTGTAGTTTCCATATTTTATGGTTCATTGATATTTGTATATATACTACCAAAGAAAGAAACTTGGAGAGACGTGGACAATATTTTCTCTGTCTTCTATACAGTCATAACCCCTCTAATTAATCCCCTTATCTACAGTCTAAGAAACAAAGAGATTAAAAAAGCTTTAAGAAGAATTGTAAACAAATGTAGGATTTTAAAGTGA